The following coding sequences lie in one Arabidopsis thaliana chromosome 3, partial sequence genomic window:
- a CDS encoding Glutaredoxin family protein (Glutaredoxin family protein; FUNCTIONS IN: electron carrier activity, protein disulfide oxidoreductase activity; INVOLVED IN: cell redox homeostasis; CONTAINS InterPro DOMAIN/s: Glutaredoxin-like, plant II (InterPro:IPR011905), Thioredoxin fold (InterPro:IPR012335), Glutaredoxin (InterPro:IPR002109), Thioredoxin-like fold (InterPro:IPR012336); BEST Arabidopsis thaliana protein match is: Thioredoxin superfamily protein (TAIR:AT4G15700.1); Has 1364 Blast hits to 1360 proteins in 220 species: Archae - 0; Bacteria - 35; Metazoa - 262; Fungi - 243; Plants - 766; Viruses - 0; Other Eukaryotes - 58 (source: NCBI BLink).), whose product MDVVARLASQRAVVIFSKSTCCMSHAIKRLFYEQGVSPAIVEIDQDMYGKDIEWALARLGCSPTVPAVFVGGKFVGTANTVMTLHLNGSLKILLKEAGALWL is encoded by the coding sequence ATGGATGTGGTAGCAAGATTAGCGTCGCAAAGAGCGGTGGTGATATTCAGCAAGAGTACGTGTTGCATGTCTCATGCAATTAAACGGTTGTTTTACGAGCAAGGTGTGAGCCCGGCAATTGTAGAGATCGACCAAGACATGTATGGGAAAGATATCGAGTGGGCCTTGGCCCGATTAGGCTGTAGCCCTACGGTTCCTGCGGTTTTTGTTGGAGGGAAATTCGTAGGAACGGCCAATACTGTCATGACTCTTCATCTCAATGGATCATTGAAAATATTGCTCAAGGAGGCTGGTGCTTTGTGGCTTTAG
- a CDS encoding adenylyl cyclase (unknown protein; BEST Arabidopsis thaliana protein match is: unknown protein (TAIR:AT4G15640.1); Has 38 Blast hits to 38 proteins in 14 species: Archae - 0; Bacteria - 0; Metazoa - 0; Fungi - 0; Plants - 38; Viruses - 0; Other Eukaryotes - 0 (source: NCBI BLink).): protein MQYLSHSRRIARALKPLALVETDVRFVSNAPSHVVHRSLSHSVFPGKMDTCNQLYAQSPMTGLMMLRANFSSEAKHVENPTEAVKELHSKILDSVNVKRSMPPNAWLWSLIDNCRNEDDISFLFDVLQNLRRFRLSNLRIHDNFNCNLCQQVAKTCVRVGAINHGKRALWKHNVHGLTPSVASAHHLLSYALKHKDAKLMDEVMKLLKMNNLPLQPGTADLVFRICHDTDNWDLLVKYSKKFCKAGVKLRKTTFDVWMEFAAKRGDTESLWNVDKLRSETYTQHTLSGAFSCAKGFLLEHKPEEAAAVIQIICQAYPDEKKSALEAEFKKLVNEWSVDIIKHQNEQDKKDVAASLKSDIPAMVNALVNSGLRVRVDLNELNKNEALLS, encoded by the exons ATGCAATATCTATCGCACTCTCGTAGAATCGCTCGGGCTTTGAAACCACTAGCTCTCGTCGAGACCGATGTGAGATTTGTATCCAATGCTCCTTCTCATGTTGTTCATCGATCTCTTTCCCACTCTGTATTTCCAG GAAAAATGGATACTTGTAATCAGTTATATGCTCAATCACCTATGACGGGGTTGATGATGTTGAGAGCTAACTTCTCCTCTGAAGCAAAACATGTTGAGAATCCTACAG AGGCTGTCAAGGAATTACATAGTAAAATACTTGATTCTGTGAATGTCAAGAGATCGATGCCTCCAAATGCTTGGTTGTGGTCATTGATTGACAACTGTCGGAACGAGGATGACATTAGTTTTCTGTTTGATGTTCTGCAGAATCTACGGAGATTT AGATTGTCCAATCTTCGTATTCATGACAACTTTAATTGCAATCTATGCCAGCAAGTTGCTAAGACTTGTGTACGTGTGGGGGCAATTAACCATG GTAAAAGGGCTCTTTGGAAACATAACGTTCATGGTTTGACTCCTAGTGTTGCATCTGCACACCATTTACTG TCATACGCATTAAAGCATAAGGACGCCAAACTGATGGATGAAGTTATGAAACTCCTGAAGATGAATAACCTGCCTTTACAACCTGGGACAGCGGATTTAGTTTTCAG GATCTGTCATGATACAGATAACTGGGATCTATTAGTTAAGTACTCGAAGAAATTCTGCAAAGCTGGAGTCAAGCTCAGGAAGACCACATTTGATGTCTGGATGGAATTTGCTGCCAAAAGAG GAGACACAGAGTCGTTATGGAATGTTGATAAACTGAGATCTGAGACTTACACTCAACACACCCTTTCCGGTGCTTTTTCATGTGCAAAG GGTTTTCTGCTAGAACATAAACCTGAAGAAGCTGCTGCAGTCATCCAAATTATCTGTCAG GCGTATCCTGATGAGAAGAAGTCAGCACTTGAGGCTGAATTCAAGAAGCTGGTAAACGAGTGGTCTGTTGACATTATCAAGCACCAAAATGAACAAGATAAGAAG GACGTAGCTGCATCACTGAAATCTGACATCCCTGCAATGGTCAATGCTTTGGTAAACTCTGGTTTGAGAGTAAGAGTGGATTTAAATGAGTTAAACAAGAATGAAGCTCTTCTTAGCTGA
- a CDS encoding adenylyl cyclase (unknown protein; BEST Arabidopsis thaliana protein match is: unknown protein (TAIR:AT4G15640.1); Has 35333 Blast hits to 34131 proteins in 2444 species: Archae - 798; Bacteria - 22429; Metazoa - 974; Fungi - 991; Plants - 531; Viruses - 0; Other Eukaryotes - 9610 (source: NCBI BLink).) has protein sequence MQYLSHSRRIARALKPLALVETDVRFVSNAPSHVVHRSLSHSVFPGKMDTCNQLYAQSPMTGLMMLRANFSSEAKHVENPTAVCVAEAVKELHSKILDSVNVKRSMPPNAWLWSLIDNCRNEDDISFLFDVLQNLRRFRLSNLRIHDNFNCNLCQQVAKTCVRVGAINHGKRALWKHNVHGLTPSVASAHHLLSYALKHKDAKLMDEVMKLLKMNNLPLQPGTADLVFRICHDTDNWDLLVKYSKKFCKAGVKLRKTTFDVWMEFAAKRGDTESLWNVDKLRSETYTQHTLSGAFSCAKGFLLEHKPEEAAAVIQIICQAYPDEKKSALEAEFKKLVNEWSVDIIKHQNEQDKKDVAASLKSDIPAMVNALVNSGLRVRVDLNELNKNEALLS, from the exons ATGCAATATCTATCGCACTCTCGTAGAATCGCTCGGGCTTTGAAACCACTAGCTCTCGTCGAGACCGATGTGAGATTTGTATCCAATGCTCCTTCTCATGTTGTTCATCGATCTCTTTCCCACTCTGTATTTCCAG GAAAAATGGATACTTGTAATCAGTTATATGCTCAATCACCTATGACGGGGTTGATGATGTTGAGAGCTAACTTCTCCTCTGAAGCAAAACATGTTGAGAATCCTACAG CTGTGTGTGTTGCAGAGGCTGTCAAGGAATTACATAGTAAAATACTTGATTCTGTGAATGTCAAGAGATCGATGCCTCCAAATGCTTGGTTGTGGTCATTGATTGACAACTGTCGGAACGAGGATGACATTAGTTTTCTGTTTGATGTTCTGCAGAATCTACGGAGATTT AGATTGTCCAATCTTCGTATTCATGACAACTTTAATTGCAATCTATGCCAGCAAGTTGCTAAGACTTGTGTACGTGTGGGGGCAATTAACCATG GTAAAAGGGCTCTTTGGAAACATAACGTTCATGGTTTGACTCCTAGTGTTGCATCTGCACACCATTTACTG TCATACGCATTAAAGCATAAGGACGCCAAACTGATGGATGAAGTTATGAAACTCCTGAAGATGAATAACCTGCCTTTACAACCTGGGACAGCGGATTTAGTTTTCAG GATCTGTCATGATACAGATAACTGGGATCTATTAGTTAAGTACTCGAAGAAATTCTGCAAAGCTGGAGTCAAGCTCAGGAAGACCACATTTGATGTCTGGATGGAATTTGCTGCCAAAAGAG GAGACACAGAGTCGTTATGGAATGTTGATAAACTGAGATCTGAGACTTACACTCAACACACCCTTTCCGGTGCTTTTTCATGTGCAAAG GGTTTTCTGCTAGAACATAAACCTGAAGAAGCTGCTGCAGTCATCCAAATTATCTGTCAG GCGTATCCTGATGAGAAGAAGTCAGCACTTGAGGCTGAATTCAAGAAGCTGGTAAACGAGTGGTCTGTTGACATTATCAAGCACCAAAATGAACAAGATAAGAAG GACGTAGCTGCATCACTGAAATCTGACATCCCTGCAATGGTCAATGCTTTGGTAAACTCTGGTTTGAGAGTAAGAGTGGATTTAAATGAGTTAAACAAGAATGAAGCTCTTCTTAGCTGA